CCCCATCGAGCCAGCGCCGCCCGAACAGCGCCCCCACAATTCAATCGAGGGCGCACGGCCCAAGCGGTCAACAACGGCAAACGGCAGCGCAAAATATTGGAACGAAGATGGGACATTGATGAGACAAATTCGGGATCATTTGGCGTCGGATCGAGTCGTAGTGATCAAGCATTGAGCCGCCAGACGGTCGAATTGAGACAAACGGCATAGCTGACCCACAAGAGATACGGCACGAGGGCTGCCGTTGCGAGGGTCGAATGAAGGCGAAAATCGAGCAGAGTCGCGAGCAGGACGGCCCATAGAACCATTGCATCTATCATTGCGGCAAACGGACATTCGAGCCCGAAGAAGAGAATTGGCCAAAGGAAATTGAAGGTCAGCTGTCCCGCGTAAAGAAGCAACGCTCGCTTGCCGTTTCGCCAGCCGCTTTCGCGCCAAACCAGCCATGCGGCCAAGGCCATTAAGGCGTAGAGGACCGACCAGACGGAACTTAATACAGAATTGGGTGGCGCCCACTCGGGCTTCAAAAGGGTCGCATACCATTGATCGACTTTCCCAACCGAGGCATGTCTGCCGAAACCGTAAACGGTAAAGACAAGGACAAAAGAGACGGCAAGCCAAGCGAGATCATTTATCCGGCTCGCTTGGGTTTTTAGTACCATACTATGTTTCCGTGGTTATTCGGAGAGAAACAGCGACAGCGTGGAGGAATTGCATTCACTGCCTGCCGCGCCCCATGGCGCTACGTTCGGCTTCGACGTACCAATCGGCAATGGCGCCACCCGTCACGAATATGACGTCTTCGCGGTCGAGCAGCACATCAAGTATTTTCTGGAGATATACGAAGCGATGGGGCACACCGATCAAGTGTGGATGAAGCCCCAACGTGAGCACGCGCGGTTGCTGCCGCAATTCCCAATCGAAGACTTCGAGTGTATCGGTGAAGCGGCGATAAATTTCCGGCGAGGGATGACGCTCGACCGCGTAGATCACGCTGTCGTTGAGTTCGAGCGTGTAAGGCATCGACAGAAGAGGGCCGCTTGCAGTGTCCAGCCAGCTTGGCAAATCGTCGATTACCCAATCGAAGAGGTACTCGATTCCCGCGGCTTTAAGAAGATCTGGCGTCTCGAACGATTCCCGGAGCCCGGGGCCGAGCCAACCACGCGGACGGCGTCCGGCAAACCGCGCTATCTTGTCGAGCGCCAATTCGATGACTGCCGCCTCGTCGCCAGCGTCTTGGATCGAGCGCTGGTGCATGCCGTGGCCGACAAATTCCCAGCCGGCCTCCAGAATTGCTTCCGCACAGGACGGATAGGCCTCAATCACACTTGCATTGATACTCGCTGAAGCCGGAAGGGTTCGGTCCTCCAGGAGCGTGAGGATGCGGGGGATACCGCAACGCAGTCCGTACTCTGCCCAAGCGAAGTTGGGCACGTCCGGCACTTGGTCGAGGCCATGGGGTGGAGGAAGGATCGTGCGCGGCATCTTCTGATCGAATGGCCAGTGTTCGACGTTGACGACGATATGAACCATGAGTGGCTTTCCTTCAAGCGGCTCAAGATGCGGACGGCCAAACGACATTCGAAAAGGGATGCGGGGATTGGCCATTTCTGTTCTCCCTTGCCGTCGGAGGCGAGCTGCTTGGCCGAAAGAGTTTGAATGCCCAGGGTAATCGAGCGCGGGAATAATTGGTATCGGCCAGTCACAAGCGCCCAATGGCGGGCGGCTGCCCGCGAAGTGGCGGATTGGGGTGAGTCGCCCCGCGATTGCAACCGGAACCCGCGGCAAAGGGCGCGATCTCGGCAGATCGTTGCTTGGGATCGCGCGTCGACGAACTATATCGAAGAGGCGGCCCTCAAATGTACTCTGTGCCGTATCGGGTAGGGATTTGTTTATTGACGC
This portion of the Alphaproteobacteria bacterium genome encodes:
- a CDS encoding polysaccharide deacetylase family protein, translating into MSFGRPHLEPLEGKPLMVHIVVNVEHWPFDQKMPRTILPPPHGLDQVPDVPNFAWAEYGLRCGIPRILTLLEDRTLPASASINASVIEAYPSCAEAILEAGWEFVGHGMHQRSIQDAGDEAAVIELALDKIARFAGRRPRGWLGPGLRESFETPDLLKAAGIEYLFDWVIDDLPSWLDTASGPLLSMPYTLELNDSVIYAVERHPSPEIYRRFTDTLEVFDWELRQQPRVLTLGLHPHLIGVPHRFVYLQKILDVLLDREDVIFVTGGAIADWYVEAERSAMGRGRQ
- a CDS encoding TspO/MBR family protein, which gives rise to MVLKTQASRINDLAWLAVSFVLVFTVYGFGRHASVGKVDQWYATLLKPEWAPPNSVLSSVWSVLYALMALAAWLVWRESGWRNGKRALLLYAGQLTFNFLWPILFFGLECPFAAMIDAMVLWAVLLATLLDFRLHSTLATAALVPYLLWVSYAVCLNSTVWRLNA